The window AAGACCCAATAATACCTTCATCTCTTGAGCATTTCCATATCTGCAATGATTAGAGAAATGGTAGCTTAGAAAAGCACAAAAGTTACAGGAGAAGGGATATGCTAAGGTAACCAAACAAGTGATACCTCCATAGTTAGGACATCTTTTTGTACATTGCACTACCATTTCTATGTTTACTGAATATTTTTTGATAGGTAAAAGTGAATTAATTGTTAATACTAATTAGCACTCAAGCGGAGGACCATTTACAAGTAAAGACAATAGACTTGCACACAAGCTTATTTACAAAAACGACAAGAGCACGGAACCCAAGATCAGCCAACTACCAAAATATACCATCTTAGCAGCACAATCTACTTTTCTTGCTTACTTTCCAACTAGCATAATTTAAACCCATTTTAGTAGTTTTAACCCACGTTGTTGTCTTGTACTTGATCTCCTTTTGTTGCTCTCTTCATCAGTTTTCTATCCATCACCCATCAATTTGTCATGACTCATTACCCTCTCTTCACTTCCACCCCAAGAGACTCCTAAAAGTTTCCCTATATAGGTCAAATTCTGCTGTTCAAAATCACCCATTTTAGTACTATCAACCACGTTCACGTCCAGTTACAGGTAGTGTATTCTCATTCACATATGACGCACTATCGAAATTGTCCTTGCTGCTCCATCACAACAAGTAGAATCCAGCAACTACCAACACTGTTTTTGTCATCTTAAGTGTATCTGCCCAGCATCTTGAACGCCCTTCCGGTGCTCATGTTGAATTGCTATTCAACTGTCATTCCCTTCTTCTACTGACATAAGCCCCTTAAATCTCATTACCCTTTTTAGCCTTCCTTTATTCCTGTATCTATCAATTTTGCATTGggggagaaagagagagaagcaAGTCCATCATTAAAGCAGAATCGAAAATGGGATTGAACTCTCAATTTAACACTCCTCAGTTTGCTATAGTATCTTCTCATCCATCAGTCCTAGAAAAAGAATTGTTCTAATTTCCTTTTTCGAATTTACTGCAAACTGTGACCAAAGAATAAAAAGATTTATTATTTTTAGTACCGGGTTTTCATTATTCTTTAATCAGGGACAAGCAGATTTTGCACTCCcacctttctttatttttattcttgaaaaatacaaaaacaaacaaattgACTATTTTCCATAACCAAAAGTAAAAATATCACGTTACAACTCTTCTAAAAATTGTGCCAGGTCGAACTAAATTGGATATCAAACTAGTGGAAGATATTTGTAAATTCATTCCAAATGAAGCACAGAATATTTAGTAGTATAAATCTTCAGTTAGTCAGTCTGATTTTTGCCAACTGAGGTAAACCCTCATTTTCTGTCTCTCATGCTATTAATTGCTTTGCGGTGCCCGTTACAGAAATCTCATAAATTGGATCATTAATAACTTGGCCAAACTGGTCTTATatccagtgttgtcaaaggcaaAAAACATAGAAAAGCACCAAAAGCCAAAACCATTATGTGACATCAAACAATATGCAACAAAGTTGACAAGCATGGTACCTTGAAAAATTCATATACATGATACTCAGACACCGAATGGTATGATGAGTAACGATCTGCAATGAATTCGTTGAGAGCAGAAACAAAGTTCCCAAGGACTGCAAACCAGcaaataaaagaaataaggaTACTGAAAGTGCAGACACGATCAGTTTACATTAGAGACAGTAACACAACTAAAAAAAGATGAGAGAATTATAAGTAAGAGATAATGATAGAGGGATCAAAACAGTTAACATTCTGTGAATAGGGCAAACAACTTTGCAAATGACAGTGATTCCCAAAATAACAAGCATGATTACAgaactatacaacaaaaattatGAGAGTACTTTTAGAAGACTTGCCCCCAGTACTTTTGATGAGTGGCGACATATTATTTGCGAGTTTCAAAGGTTGCCGTTGGTCCTAAGGGTTGGTCCCAAACGGATTTCTCGGTCTTAAAAAAGGTACGCTTGGGAGATTTGTTGCAGTGACTGCAATGATCCTGGACATCTAAGGCTCTTTCCTACATAATGTCTGTCATCACACATAAACCAAGGGAATGAATTTTATAACAGAGAAATCCTCAAGGACCAATGGTAATGGGTCAGCCCCTCTACCTTCTCCACTTAGAAACCAAGCTAATTCTGTTATAGGGTTCAAATCCGCTTAACCGACACATCACATCACATAATGTGCTCTTACCACTGCGCTGGAGGCATCACAAGCTGATGCCTAACCCACACATCACAATCCTTACAATCTAGCATTACAAGagagaagttttttttttcaaatacctTCATCAACATCAACAGCCACAACAATTTTGTCATGTAAATCTTGGTTAAAGAATCCAGCACAGCTTCCTCTGTTAGATGTATTGCTGTTAGTATCAGAAGGCTTAGTAGCATTACTAGTACTAGCTCCCTCTGCATCATCATGTAGCAAGAGAGGGAGAGATGGAGCAAAAGCCTGTGCCCTCTGAAACCCATTCACATACTTATTGTTACAACTTGTATTTGAATCattagaagaagaagaacagCAGCCCCAAAGCCTAAGAGCCGTCGCATTATTAAAAGGGTATTTTCCTACACCACCACCATTTAGATCAATGGAGGACGAAGTAACATTAGATAAAAACTTTACACATGACAAAAGCTGAAAATCTTTAGGGCCAACAGAAAAGGTTGATGCTATTGCCATTAAAGGACGAATCCAATTA is drawn from Nicotiana tabacum cultivar K326 chromosome 9, ASM71507v2, whole genome shotgun sequence and contains these coding sequences:
- the LOC107827283 gene encoding uncharacterized protein LOC107827283 gives rise to the protein MIRRRSNNWIRPLMAIASTFSVGPKDFQLLSCVKFLSNVTSSSIDLNGGGVGKYPFNNATALRLWGCCSSSSNDSNTSCNNKYVNGFQRAQAFAPSLPLLLHDDAEGASTSNATKPSDTNSNTSNRGSCAGFFNQDLHDKIVVAVDVDEVLGNFVSALNEFIADRYSSYHSVSEYHVYEFFKIWKCSRDEADIRVHEFFKTSYFKTGIHPIPGARQALHKMSRFCNLSIVTSRQNAIKDHTIEWIERHYPGLFQDMHFGNHFALNGQSIAKSDICRSLGANVLIDDNPRYAIECAEAGIKVLLFDYENSYPWSKSESLNGHPMVKKVHNWREVEHQLVSWIVPRNS